The region AAGGAACGTTCTTCCGCAGTGTGATCAATATCCATGAATGCGAATTTAGCTAATTTTTCGGGTATTTCCCGAATTAAGTCATCGCTGACTTCTTCCAGAATCCTGTACCTTGTGATTCCTGTGCTGGCTGAAAGTATTGGCAAAGCATGCTCCTTGAACCGGCAGTCATTTTGTTGGCAATGCCGGATTTATTTCGCTGTGATGAAAAATACAATCGACAATAGTTATGTTCATTCGCCCCTGATGTAAAGGGAAAGAATTGCCAATCAACGAGTATGGCATATTAGGTGCATAATATAATTTAGTTGTAGAAGATTGTAAATTAGGCAACCCCTCAAGGAGGATTCAGTTAGTAAGAACTGATGCAAGCTGGTGGAGGTCGTTATGACTCTCATGGATGTACGGATCGAAGGTAATTATTTCGTTGTAGGTAATCAGCGTAGAAAAATGTTGACATCCGAAGGGTGCAACGAGCCGTTCAAGGACCGTTTCTGGTGCCCGCGTAAGAAGTGGTTTATGAAAAGTACCTGTCCGTTTATCAATAAGCTTGAGTGCGGTAATTATCGCCATATGTGCGGATCTCTTTGATTGCAGAAGTTTTACTGGCGTGATTTTTCCCTTGCTTTTTTTTTCGCTGAGGATTTAAAAATGTACGGTAATAAAAATTAAAGGGAGTAAAAATGAGTTCCGGTAATCCGTACATGCAATTGGCAGCCTGGCTGGAGAAGGAAGCTTCTGAAATACGTGAAATAGAGCGTGAAGCAGATCATGTCCTGCATAATGAGGGTGACGAGGACGCGTACAGGGAACTGATGCGTGCCAAGGCCTTGAAACTGGCCTCGCTTGAGGAGCAGAGTGTTGAGATTGTCCAAGAGGAAAATCCCGCGCTAGTTGCGGTTATGAAAAGGATAAAAAGGTTTTCGCAATCCGCGGCGCAGTCGCTTAGGGTCGGCAGTGTGTTTTTCATGTCAGCCCTGCTTTATCCTGAAAATTATAAGCACGGCGAACGTAACGATCTGGAGAATTTTGTCGCCGAGTTAAGATCTTTAGCGTCGTCTTCTGCGGATTAAACTGATCTTTGAGTGGGTATTATTATTTTTATTTTATGTCGGTTGATTTTGCCGTGGTGTTGATATATCAAACTACCTTGAACGAAGGGGGCAGACTTGGAGAAATAGTCTGTCTTGTGATAATTCTACAGGAAGTATTGGAAGCTGATGTATTATTCTGAGAAAAGAACACCTCGCATTGATGGAGCTGTTAAACCATTGAAAATTTTACTTGCCGAAGATTGTGAAAATAATGTCCTTCTGGTGCAGTTGTACCTGAAGAGTTTTCCGTATTCTATAGATGTAGCTGAGAATGGTAGTCAGGCATTTGATTATTTTCAGCGCAATGAATACGATGTTGTACTTATGGATATTGAAATGCCGGTGACCGACGGATACGAAGCAACGACCCTCATTCGTGACTTTGAAATCAAAAATGAGCGGACCAAGACCCCGATTGTCGCTGTTACCGCACACGCACTTCCCGAGAATGAAGAGCGGGCCTACGAAGTAGGCTGTGACTTTTTTATTACCAAGCCTGTCCGTAAAGCGGATCTTATCTCCACTGTCCAAAAGTACGGAGCCGGTGAAGCAACCTAGGCTTTTCCTACACCGTTAACTACGTTTATAGTTTTTCCGTCTACGAAAGCCTTTACATTAGCCACGGTTGTCTGGGTCAGTCTTGAACGCGCTTCAAGAGTTGCCCATGCAATGTGCGGGGTTATCGTCAGGCGCGGAGCTCCCGAAAGGGGATTGCCCGGGAGCATGGGTTCCGCCTCCACAACATCGAGTCCTGCACCGGCTATAACTCCTTCGGTCAGCGCTGCGGCAAGATCCGCTTCGTTGATGAGCGGTCCGCGGGCGGTATTGATCAGGTAAGCGTTAGACTTCATGGTTGAGAGCAGATTTTTATTGATAAATTTTTCATTGTCGGCGGTCAGCGGGCAATGAAGGGAAACAACATCCGCTTCCCGGAAAAGTTGCTCAAGGGGAACGAAACTGAAAGGTTTATAATCCGGTGCCGGTTTAGGCCTCGGCGCGTAAACCAAGACTTCCATGCCGAATGAGTTCGCTATACTTCCCACCTTCCTGCCTATATCACCGTATCCGACGATGCCCATCTTTTTCCCGGCAAGTTCGATGAGCGGGGCAGTCCAGAAGCAGAAATCCTCCTGCTCTGCCCACTGCCCGTTTTTTACTGCCTGATCATGCATGGCAATCCTGTTTGCGTGATTCAGCAGCATGGCGAATACGTGCTGGGCAACTGAAGGAGGCGAGTAGCCCGGAACATTTGATACCGGAATGTTACGCGCTGCTGCCGCTTGCAGATCCACCACATTATACCCGGTTGCAAGTACGGAGATGAATTTTAAGTTCGGCAGGGCATTGATGGTTTCGGCGCTGAGTATGGTCTTATTGGTGAGGATTATCTCTGCATCCATGGACCGTTCAAGTATCAGGTCCGGTGAGGTGCGGTCATAGGCGGTCAGCTCGCAAATTTTTTCCAGATCGGTCCAGGGATTATCGCCGGGATTGAGTGTATAGCTGTCGAGAATAACTGTTTTCATTGTGGTGTTCCTTGTTTTCCGGCCCTTTAATCGGGATTAAAGCTTGATCTTTTTATTGGAAGCGGTAACTACGCCGCGTTTTTTCTGGGCTTCGACTTCTTTTGCAATTTCTTCTTCCGTGTGGTCCGGGTGTTTGCCTGAATGTTTCTTTTGGATAAGCCGTTTCTGGGCGGCGAGAATTATTTTGCTGATGATTTTGTCTTGGGATCTTTCCAGATCCATAAATTCACATCCGACAACTTTAGGAGTTCGGCGCATAACTTTCAGTTTAAGATTTTTAAGGATGGGCTTTCCAGACCAGAGCAAAATCGTATCCAGAACGGTTCCCTCAGGAAATTCTTTAGAGCTGGCAAAGCCGATTCCGCTGGCGCTTAGATCTAGAATTCTGCATTTGACCCTTGGTTTCCGGCAGATAACATGCATGTTGTCAACTTCTATTCGATAGGCTCTGCGGGCGGCTGGAACTGTTTTTTGCGGTTTGTAATCAATGTCCAGCGATTCGCATTTTTTTCTGCCCAGCATGCGGTCGAGCTTGCTCGTTAGTGTACTGAGCAGCCCAGTTTTTTTCTTATCCTTGCCCATTCGTTACCCCTGATGAAAGGTGTTTGGATAAATAAAGTGTGAAGGATTTTCAACTTGTCAGCATTATTAAATTAAATATGAGATGCAATCTTTTTTTATCATATCTGTCTATGATTCTTTGTCAATATTTATACTTAAACTAGAGCTTGACATTCTTGCAAATAATAGAGAAGTATATTCAAAATTTTGGTAATAAATCTGGTTAAATACTTGGAGGTATTTGGGCATGATAGGCGAACTGATTCATAACATGGGCCATAGCAGCACAGCTGGCTTTGTAGGTGTTTCTCTTATTTTTGTTTACCTTGCATGGATTCTGTTCATGGCATTTTTCAGAATCGAGGAAGGCAAAAAAGAAGGTCATCATTAGGAACTTTTTTGGAGGGGGGTGAACCCCGGTCCAGTAAAAAAGGCGCGTATTACGCGCCTTTTTTTTATTCAAATTTGCTGTTTATTTCAGAGAGTTGCTCCAGAATTATTTTTAACTGGGCATCAAATCTCCGGGCCAATGCCTGAACCCTCTCTTCCTTTACTTTGGCACTGATATCCTTGATAAATAATTTACGTCGCTTGAAATCATTAAAAGCGTATCCGCATTTCTTTTTGAGCAGCTTGGCTTCCCGGCTTTGGAATTTTTTTTCTTTTTTTACGAGATTCACCACCGAAAAAAGTGAGCTCAGGCTGTGGACCTGCATTTTGCTGGTCTTGCACATATCCGCCATATCCTGCAGGGCATAGACCCTGTCCGGGCGAGTGTCTGATCCTGCTATCTTATCTATCTCCATGCGCAATGTCTTGATGGCTTTTTCGGTATCTGAAAGTTTGCTGAACTGAACGGAGAGGTCCTGTACTGCACAGAAACCAGCTGCCGGAGCAAGTAGCGCAACAATAATTACCAAACAGAGTCCTATCTTTTTCATGAGTTTATCGCCTTCGCGTCGTTATAGAGTTCAATCAGATACTGTCCGTAGTCGTTTTTAAGCATGCCGTCCGCCAGCTTTTTCATATCATCTAGGGAGATGTAACCCATGCGGAAGGCTATCTCCTCCAGACAGGCTAACATAAATCCTTGTCTTTCCTGTACGGCTTCCACATATGAGGCCGCCCGAAGAAGAGATTGGTGAGTTCCCATATCCAGCCATGCATAGCCGCGTCCAAGGAGTTCTACATTGAGTTTGCCCTGTTTGAGGTATTCATTGTTTACATCGGTTATCTCAAGCTCTCCGCGAGCTGACGGTTTTATTTTTTTGGCAATTTCAATAACTGAATTGTCGTAAAAATATAATCCGGTCACGGCAAATTTGGATTTAGGCTTTTGCGGTTTTTCTTCAATGCTGATCACGGTCTGTTCTTTGTCGAATTCTACAACGCCGTATCTTCTGGGATCTTTGACAGCGTATGCGAAGACGGTTCCGCCTTCATTTAAGGAAGCGGTTTTTTGCAGTATGTGTGGCAGGTCATGACCGTAGAATATGTTATCACCTAGAATCAGGCTGACGTTATCGTCGCCTATGAAATCTTCTCCGATGAGGAATGCCTGCGCGAGACCTTCCGGCTTGGGCTGTTCCTTGTATGAAATGTTGATCCCGAGGTGGGAACCGTCGCCGAGGAGGTCTTCAAATCTATGCAGGTCTTCGGGGGTGGAAATGATCAGGATATCCCGGATGCCCGACATCATGTGGATTGATAACGGGTAATATATCATTGGCTTATCGTAGACGGGCAGGAGCTGTTTGCTGACTACTCTCGTCAGGGGATAAAGTCTAGTTCCTGAACCACCAGCCAGAATTATTCCTTTCATATTTGCACCTTCCTTGTGCTTGTATTATTCGTTTATTCACAGCTAAATTAGCAATAAAATCTTGTGGTGTCTGTATTTATAGCATTTAATAACCAGAAATTGTGCACATCTGCAAAAAAGGAGTTTCGTTGGATGCGTGGACCCATGTTTTCTTTACCGACAGTCATGTTTCTGGGAATTATATTTTTTGTCCTCATATTCTTTTTGTTTATATTTGTACAGGTTGGTCTTGTTACCGTGGCCTTCTCCAAATTGGGACTGACCCCGGGGCAGGGCTTTCTGCTGCTGATAGCGACCCTTTTCGGAAGCGGTGTGAATATTCCGATCTTCCGTTCGGAAAGGCTGGTTCCGGATATAACCGTCAGGCGTGTCCGCATGTTTAATCCTTATTCTCCTATTAACGGACAGCGTGAAACTGCAACCCTGACTAATCAGGTCGTAGCCGTTAATCTGGGCGGTTGCGTTATCCCGGTGCTTCTTTCCCTTTCCCTACTGAGTCGATCAGGGTTCAATTTTTCCATTCTGCTTTGCATCGCAGTGGTCAGCGCAGCTGCCTATGCACTTGCCCGGCCCATTCCGGGGGTTGGGATTGGTATTCCGGTGCTTATTCCACCGCTGATTACCGCTCTGGCCGCCCTGATTTTTGTTCAGGGTGAAATGGCGCCTATAGCGGCTTATGTTGCGGGTAGTCTGGGAACTTTGATAGGAGCTGATTTGTTGCATTTAGCTACTCCGGCTACTCGGCGGATGCTGGACGCTCCGCTCGTTTCCATTGGCGGTGCGGGAACTTTCGACGGTATTTTTATCACCGGTATTCTGGCCGTATTACTGGCCTGATTTTTATAAGGGAGATATTTCTGTGTTTAAATGTGATTTTTCCAAGGTAAAAGGCGCTGGTGCAGGTAGCATAATTTTGCTTGGCGAAACCAGTTTTATGCCTGCAGGGTGTCAATGTGCGGTCCTTAGCGGTGAAATTCCCAAGCTGCGTTCCGGAGCGGTTCTGACTGTATCCGGATTAGGGGTCCTACGTGTAATCTCCGGCATCTGGACAGCCGGTATTCCGGGAGCAAAGTCTTGGACAGCGGAAGTTTTGAGCGAGCTGCCCGGGGAACAGACTGAAGTTTCAGTGACAAAAGAAGGCTATTCCCTGGCATATGTCACTCTCAGCGACAAAGGGGCGGCAGGCGAGCGCGAAGATCAGGCCGGACCCCTCATTGCTGAAATGATAAAAAATGCACTTCCGCTTTCCATCGTGCAGGGATATCTGATTGCTGATGAAAGTGATGATTTGAAGGCACTGCTGATGCATCTTGCCCATGTAGACGGTTTCGATCTGATCATGACTACCGGGGGAACCGGAGTCGGCCCGCGTGATGTATCCCCCGAAGCAACCATGGCGGTCATTGATAAAAGGCTGCCCGGTTTTGAGCGGGCAATAACCATGACAGGGCTTGCCAAGACGCCTCACGCGATGATTTCCCGAGCTGTAGCCGGAACCATAGGTGATAGCGTGGTTGTTAATTTCCCGGGAAGTCCCAAAGCTGTCCGGGAAAGTCTTGAGGCCGTTTTGCCTGCTTTGAAACATACGGTTGATAAACTGCAGGGGGATAAAACCGATTGTGCGCAGGTTTCATAGTGTTTAAAACAAAATTGACACTTGATTCCCTGCTCAGGAACATCTATATAGGGTCTGATTTTGTATATTAATTTCTTTTAAATAATAACAGCACGCTCAGGATGTGAAGAATGAAGCGCATTATTTCATTTTTAATTGTATTAATTTTTACGTTGTCAGTGGCCGGTTTCGCCAATGCACAGCAGGTCGAGAGTGCTAATGCCTCCGGTCAGGACAATGCTACCGTCTCTATGGAGCAGGCTACCGTTCAGGTTCCGCAGGCCGTTACGGATGGAGATGTGGATGCAGATATGACTCTCACTCTTAAAGAGTGTGTCGAGCTTGGTCTGAAGCAGAATCCTACCATCATCGCAGCCCGCAAGAATCTCCTTGCCGCAGAAAGTGATGTGAAGAGGCAGCGCGGTGCTTTCGGTGCTCCTGTGACCACCACTTACGGTTATACCCATTACAGTGATCAGCCACGCAATGGCGATGTAAAAGCTGATTATCAGGATAAATGGGCATTTACCGCTAAGATCAGCCAGCCGATTTTCAAGGGTTTTGAACTGCTTTCCAAATATCAGAAAACAAAACTTCAACGCGAGTCCACCGAGGCCAGCCTCTATAATGCGGAATTGACTCTGATCAGTAATATTCAGACTTCATTTCTGACTTTGCTGCAGGGACGTATGGAAGTTAAAAGTAAGCAGGATTCCGTTGCCCGTCTGCAATCGCAGTTGGACGTTATTCAGGCTTTTTATCAGGTCGGCCTTAGACCCAGAGTGGATGTCTTGCAGGCGGAAGTAGAGCTTGCCAACGCGGAGCAGGATCTGCTCATCGCTAAAAACTCTGTGGATTCAAAGGTTGCAAGGCTGAACACTCTGCTGAATCTGCCCATCGAAAAGAAAGTTAATTATTCAGGTGAGCTGACTTATCTGCCTTTTTCCATGACCCTTGATCAATGCATCGGTAAAGCGGAAAAAGGCCGTCCGGATTTGAAAATCGCACGTAAGGCCGTGGAAATATCTGAAAAAGATGTGACCCTCGCTGAAAGCGGTTATTATCCTGATTTGACTGCGGATTTCAATTACAGCAGTGCAGGCGGCGACCCCTCAGTAAGCAAGAATAAATATAATTATGAGAATCGTCCCGATTCATGGAATGTAGGGGCAAACGTGAACTGGGAAGTCTTCAGCTGGGGTCAGACCTACTATGATTCCAAACGTGCTGAAGAGAATGTTAAAAAGATTAAAGCTGAATACGATAATACAAGGCTTGAAGCGGAATACGAAATCAAGGATCAGATGCTCAGTCTTAAAGCTGCTGCTGACCGTATCGGTGTAGGCCGCAAGTCTGTAGAAGCCGGACGTGAAGGTTATCGCATGGCCATGGCCCGGTATCAGGCTCAGGTGAGCACAAACAACGAAGTACTTAACGCGCAATCACGCTTAAGTGATAGTGAAGCCCAGCTTATTCAGGCTCTTTCGGATTATCAGGTTGCATTGGCTAAGCTTTATGTTGCAATGGGTGATATGAATCCATCACTTAAAACCAATTAATTGTCAGGATCAGATTTTAATCTGATGCATTGAGTTTATTCGTCCGGCAGATTGCTTCGCAGCAGTCTGCCGGATTTTTGTTGTAGACATTGTGCTGCTATAAAATTTATATGTTTAAGCGGATGGAGAGAATAATGTTTAATAAAAGAGTTTTCAAAAACACCGCTGATGCCGGTGAAGGTCATAATGGACACTGCCGTGCATGCGGAGGTGATCTATATACTTACCGTGAGTGTCCTAGAGTTATTTTACGCTGCGGAGAATGCGGTAAAAAATTTAATATTGCAGATTATTCTGAATTTATTGATGATGAATTTGAAGAGGAAATGGCAAACGTACCCATGAACAGACTATAGGGGATGAATGCAGAAATGTTCAGAAAATTCAGAGTGGTTCTTTTTATCTTTTTAATTGCTGGCGTTGTGTTTGCCGCTGCCGCATCCGCTTCCGCGACTGATTCCCATAGCTGGGACGGGCTCAAAGATAGATTGGTTACCGATGGCTTTAACCGGGAATATGTGGATTCGGTTTTTTCCGCCAGCTCACTTAAATATGATTCCACAATGATGGCCCGTAAGATGCGCGTTCTTCTCAAGCGCAGATTTGAGCCTCCGGCGAAGAAAGTCGCTCGCGAAAAGCAATTTGATGAAAGATATATAAGCCCGGTCATGCTGGCTGGGGGCTATTCCTATCTTCGTGAACATTATGATTTATTGCTGAAAATAGACAAGCGTTACGGGGTCGCTCCTTCTGTTGTGGTTGCCCTGCTGCTTGTGGAGACCAAGCTTGGTTTCACCCTCGGAAATGCGCCGGCCTTTAATAATCTGGCCAATATGGCTGCCAGTTCGGATCCCCTAAAATTTTTTGATGAACTCGGATACAAAAAGCTTGATGATGAGGATATGCGTTGGCTGAAAAAAAGAACCCAGAAAAAGGCCGATTGGGCCTACAGGGAACTTTCGGCGTTACTTAAATTTTCTTCAGATAATACAATTGTTCCAACGGATATTCCCGGTTCACCGTACGGAGCTTTCGGGATATGCCAGTTCATGCCCAGTACCGCCCTGCATTATGCTGTGGATGGTGACGGTGACGGGCGTATTGATCTTTTCGGACGCGACGATGCCTTGTTCAGTATGGCCAGTTTTCTGGAGCGGCACGGCTGGACAAATTCTTTGAGTAAGGAAAAGAAACTGAAAGTCATCTATCGTTACAATCATTCCATGGTCTATGCCCGAACTATCTACGAAGTGGCCCGCCAGCTTGAAAAGATTCGTTCTACTTTCGGCCCGGCTTAATCTGAAGAAGCAGCCCTGAACCTTATCATAATTTTACGGTATTCATCAGACTTGAGCCTTTAAGTCGGTTTGAAATAAAAAAGCGCAATATAATGTTATATTGCGCTTTTTTATTTGCGTTTAGTGCACATCCGGTCCGGTCTTATGAAATAATCATTACCGGTCCGGGAACCGTGGGCATTACATTATACTCTGGTATAGAGTCATGGTTCGTTTTAGAAAATTTTCTCCTGAAAGCTGGGACATGGTCCTTTTGTGCTCAACAACAAGTTCTTCCAGAAATTCAGGCCTGTTTATTGTCTCAGTCAGTTTTAAAGAAAGCTGCGTAACATCTTGCGGCGGTACAATGGCCTGCTCGGGCAGCAGGTCCGGCATTACTCCAACCGAGGTTGAGATTAGCGGTCTGTCGCAGGCCATTATTTCAAGTGCCGCGCGGGCAATTGTCTCGGACCAGAGTGAAGCAACAACCCCGATATCAATGGCTGAAATACAGGCGTTTACGTCTTCGCATTTTCCGCTGATGGCGGTGATGTCAGCTATGTTGTTGTCTTTCAGCCATGTATCCACCTCGTGTTTGCTGGTGGCGGTAGGAAAGCCGATCAAAAAAAGTTTGATGCTTTTGCCCTGCACGTTGATACGGGTTTTGGCCAGTGCTTCGATAAGTTCCTTCTGGCCTTTTACCCGGTCGAATCTGCCGAGCATTCCGACGACGATATCGTTATCGGAAAAACCGAATTGTTTGCGTATCTTTTCTCGGCCCTGCGGATTAAAGTGGAACTTGTCGCTATCCACACCGCCGTGGATGAGCCAGAGCCTGCTTTCGTCCAACTCCATTTTTTTGAGAAAATGGTCGGCCATTCTTTTATTGGTAACGACCACAGCGTCGGCTATTTTGGAGTGCAGGTAGCGGTTGAAAAAATCGCTTTTGGGGAGCCTTTGGTCGCCGCGTGTACGCACCAGTTTGAAACCCATACGTATTTTACGCAGGATTCCCCACCAGAAAAATGCTTCCCCGCGATGGCAGTTCACCATGTGCGGTTTGTGTTTTTTTACCAGTGCAAAAACTTGTGAACAGGCTTTTATAAGCTTATGAGGCCGTGCGGAGTTAAGTTCAATGGTTTTCACGTTAAGCCCCATTTCAAGGGCGGTTGCCTCGGTTTCGGAGTTGGGAACGGTGATAACCAGCACGTCATGCCCTGCATCTTGCAGTAATTTGCTTAAATATAGGGCATACCATGAAGTGGCGTTGAACCAGCGGACATTGATGACTTGGAAAATTCGCATGTGAGTTGGTGGTATTCCGTAAAGAACTAAAGGGTCTAAAAAAATAACCGATTTTGATTATGTTCTGAAAAATTAGCCTTGTGTAACTGTACACAGGATATGTTTTTTTACTAATATGAGCAAATAACATTTGGCATATGAATTATTTTTAATGAAGCAGTATAGGTGATTAATTGGATAATCTTAGTGTAGCACCAAAAGTCTCTGTCATTATACCTACTTATAATAGGGAGAAAGCTGTCTGCCGGGCAGTTGATTCTGTGCTGGAACAGAAGTTCATCGATTTTGAATGCATTATAGTGGATGATGGTTCTACCGATAATACCTCTGAAAAACTGGCAGAATATTCCGATTCTCGGCTGAAAGTGCTCCTGCAGGAGAACAGGGGAGTCTCAGCTGCCAGAAATTTTGGAATAGCCAATTCGTGTGGCAGGTTCATCGCTTTGCTCGATTCTGATGATGAGTGGCTTGCGGACAAGCTCGCGAAGCAGGTCCCGTTCATGGAAGAGGGCGGATTTGAAATCAGCCAGACCGATGAGATATGGATTCGCAAAGGTAAACGGGTCAATCAGTGTAAGAAGCATGAGAAACCCGAGGGGATGTTTTTTGATCGTTCACTTTCTATGTGTATGGTCAGCCCCTCGTGTGTGATGTTCAGCCGCGCTCTCTGGGATGAGCTTGGAC is a window of Maridesulfovibrio sp. DNA encoding:
- a CDS encoding MogA/MoaB family molybdenum cofactor biosynthesis protein, which translates into the protein MFKCDFSKVKGAGAGSIILLGETSFMPAGCQCAVLSGEIPKLRSGAVLTVSGLGVLRVISGIWTAGIPGAKSWTAEVLSELPGEQTEVSVTKEGYSLAYVTLSDKGAAGEREDQAGPLIAEMIKNALPLSIVQGYLIADESDDLKALLMHLAHVDGFDLIMTTGGTGVGPRDVSPEATMAVIDKRLPGFERAITMTGLAKTPHAMISRAVAGTIGDSVVVNFPGSPKAVRESLEAVLPALKHTVDKLQGDKTDCAQVS
- a CDS encoding PilZ domain-containing protein produces the protein MGKDKKKTGLLSTLTSKLDRMLGRKKCESLDIDYKPQKTVPAARRAYRIEVDNMHVICRKPRVKCRILDLSASGIGFASSKEFPEGTVLDTILLWSGKPILKNLKLKVMRRTPKVVGCEFMDLERSQDKIISKIILAAQKRLIQKKHSGKHPDHTEEEIAKEVEAQKKRGVVTASNKKIKL
- a CDS encoding DUF1614 domain-containing protein; its protein translation is MRGPMFSLPTVMFLGIIFFVLIFFLFIFVQVGLVTVAFSKLGLTPGQGFLLLIATLFGSGVNIPIFRSERLVPDITVRRVRMFNPYSPINGQRETATLTNQVVAVNLGGCVIPVLLSLSLLSRSGFNFSILLCIAVVSAAAYALARPIPGVGIGIPVLIPPLITALAALIFVQGEMAPIAAYVAGSLGTLIGADLLHLATPATRRMLDAPLVSIGGAGTFDGIFITGILAVLLA
- a CDS encoding dual CXXC motif small (seleno)protein; amino-acid sequence: MFNKRVFKNTADAGEGHNGHCRACGGDLYTYRECPRVILRCGECGKKFNIADYSEFIDDEFEEEMANVPMNRL
- a CDS encoding D-2-hydroxyacid dehydrogenase, producing MKTVILDSYTLNPGDNPWTDLEKICELTAYDRTSPDLILERSMDAEIILTNKTILSAETINALPNLKFISVLATGYNVVDLQAAAARNIPVSNVPGYSPPSVAQHVFAMLLNHANRIAMHDQAVKNGQWAEQEDFCFWTAPLIELAGKKMGIVGYGDIGRKVGSIANSFGMEVLVYAPRPKPAPDYKPFSFVPLEQLFREADVVSLHCPLTADNEKFINKNLLSTMKSNAYLINTARGPLINEADLAAALTEGVIAGAGLDVVEAEPMLPGNPLSGAPRLTITPHIAWATLEARSRLTQTTVANVKAFVDGKTINVVNGVGKA
- a CDS encoding glycosyltransferase family 4 protein gives rise to the protein MRIFQVINVRWFNATSWYALYLSKLLQDAGHDVLVITVPNSETEATALEMGLNVKTIELNSARPHKLIKACSQVFALVKKHKPHMVNCHRGEAFFWWGILRKIRMGFKLVRTRGDQRLPKSDFFNRYLHSKIADAVVVTNKRMADHFLKKMELDESRLWLIHGGVDSDKFHFNPQGREKIRKQFGFSDNDIVVGMLGRFDRVKGQKELIEALAKTRINVQGKSIKLFLIGFPTATSKHEVDTWLKDNNIADITAISGKCEDVNACISAIDIGVVASLWSETIARAALEIMACDRPLISTSVGVMPDLLPEQAIVPPQDVTQLSLKLTETINRPEFLEELVVEHKRTMSQLSGENFLKRTMTLYQSIM
- a CDS encoding response regulator produces the protein MKILLAEDCENNVLLVQLYLKSFPYSIDVAENGSQAFDYFQRNEYDVVLMDIEMPVTDGYEATTLIRDFEIKNERTKTPIVAVTAHALPENEERAYEVGCDFFITKPVRKADLISTVQKYGAGEAT
- a CDS encoding TolC family protein, coding for MKRIISFLIVLIFTLSVAGFANAQQVESANASGQDNATVSMEQATVQVPQAVTDGDVDADMTLTLKECVELGLKQNPTIIAARKNLLAAESDVKRQRGAFGAPVTTTYGYTHYSDQPRNGDVKADYQDKWAFTAKISQPIFKGFELLSKYQKTKLQRESTEASLYNAELTLISNIQTSFLTLLQGRMEVKSKQDSVARLQSQLDVIQAFYQVGLRPRVDVLQAEVELANAEQDLLIAKNSVDSKVARLNTLLNLPIEKKVNYSGELTYLPFSMTLDQCIGKAEKGRPDLKIARKAVEISEKDVTLAESGYYPDLTADFNYSSAGGDPSVSKNKYNYENRPDSWNVGANVNWEVFSWGQTYYDSKRAEENVKKIKAEYDNTRLEAEYEIKDQMLSLKAAADRIGVGRKSVEAGREGYRMAMARYQAQVSTNNEVLNAQSRLSDSEAQLIQALSDYQVALAKLYVAMGDMNPSLKTN
- a CDS encoding lytic murein transglycosylase, whose product is MFRKFRVVLFIFLIAGVVFAAAASASATDSHSWDGLKDRLVTDGFNREYVDSVFSASSLKYDSTMMARKMRVLLKRRFEPPAKKVAREKQFDERYISPVMLAGGYSYLREHYDLLLKIDKRYGVAPSVVVALLLVETKLGFTLGNAPAFNNLANMAASSDPLKFFDELGYKKLDDEDMRWLKKRTQKKADWAYRELSALLKFSSDNTIVPTDIPGSPYGAFGICQFMPSTALHYAVDGDGDGRIDLFGRDDALFSMASFLERHGWTNSLSKEKKLKVIYRYNHSMVYARTIYEVARQLEKIRSTFGPA
- a CDS encoding glycosyltransferase family A protein codes for the protein MDNLSVAPKVSVIIPTYNREKAVCRAVDSVLEQKFIDFECIIVDDGSTDNTSEKLAEYSDSRLKVLLQENRGVSAARNFGIANSCGRFIALLDSDDEWLADKLAKQVPFMEEGGFEISQTDEIWIRKGKRVNQCKKHEKPEGMFFDRSLSMCMVSPSCVMFSRALWDELGPFDEDMPACEDYDLWLRVGLKYPVGLLRERLTVKHGGRPDQLSNSVGCLDLYRIYAIAKLLYSGKLSVEEQTMAVEELQLKAGFYVGGCRKRGREAQAARIERLVQDIVLGKQVSPAEIIEK
- the rfbA gene encoding glucose-1-phosphate thymidylyltransferase RfbA, which encodes MKGIILAGGSGTRLYPLTRVVSKQLLPVYDKPMIYYPLSIHMMSGIRDILIISTPEDLHRFEDLLGDGSHLGINISYKEQPKPEGLAQAFLIGEDFIGDDNVSLILGDNIFYGHDLPHILQKTASLNEGGTVFAYAVKDPRRYGVVEFDKEQTVISIEEKPQKPKSKFAVTGLYFYDNSVIEIAKKIKPSARGELEITDVNNEYLKQGKLNVELLGRGYAWLDMGTHQSLLRAASYVEAVQERQGFMLACLEEIAFRMGYISLDDMKKLADGMLKNDYGQYLIELYNDAKAINS